The Doryrhamphus excisus isolate RoL2022-K1 chromosome 18, RoL_Dexc_1.0, whole genome shotgun sequence genome contains a region encoding:
- the elf3 gene encoding ETS-related transcription factor Elf-3 gives MASPCLSSVLTNANLAMYQTGLPDALPNPAVNTQHHGSVGYNSNTNTTGQWYAQMNPLHWTADNVMEWISHHVERTEFDASTLTLAYCAMDGHTLCQMNLEQMVGVFGPELGPHLHQNLQESKAKYELQSLSGPELNETCQLLDKFLHNLNFPDNLSFPLLSTIKMGQEDCTIKGEFDYSDNYDLLGLTMGVMTPLGDECMSDTQSDSDCSSSSNSGMFGFPNLGSPESGSGESDPEFSYPMISKSLVKKEKVESQIKRPRGRPPKVSREHSSNIYELSKKTKHAPRSTHLWEFIRDILIHPEKNQGLMKWEDRREGVFKFLKSEAVAQMWGQKKKNSSMTYEKLSRAMRYYYKREILERVDGRRLVYKFGKNSSGWKVEELGMSM, from the exons ATGGCATCACCGTGCCTCAGCTCCGTGCTGACAAACGCCAACCTCGCCATGTACCAGACAGGTCTACCTGATGCTCTGCCCAATCCCGCCGTCAACACCCAGCACCACGGCAGCGTGGGTTATAACTCCAACACCAACACCACCG GTCAGTGGTATGCTCAGATGAACCCGCTCCACTGGACCGCTGATAATGTGATGGAGTGGATCAGCCACCATGTAGAACGCACCGAGTTCGATGCAAGTACCCTGACCCTGGCCTACTGTGCCATGGATGGCCACACTTTGTGCCAAATGAACCTGGAACAGATGGTCGGTGTCTTTGGTCCTGAGCTCGGCCCACACCTCCACCAGAACTTGCAAGAAAGCAAAGCTAAATATG AACTGCAGAGCCTATCAGGACCGGAACTCAACGAGACCTGCCAGCTCCTGGATAAGTTCCTGCATAACCTAAACTTCCCAGACAACCTGTCATTCCCGTTGCTCAGCACCATCAAAATGGGTCAAG AGGACTGCACCATCAAGGGGGAATTTGACTACAGTGATAATTATGATCTGCTCGGCCTTACCATGGGTGTCATGACGCCGCTGGGTGACGAGTGCATGTCTGATACCCAGTCTGACAGCGATTGCAGCTCCTCATCCAACA GTGGCATGTTTGGCTTCCCCAACCTCGGTTCACCGGAGTCCGGCAGTGGAGAATCGGACCCAGAGTTCTCCTACCCCATGATATCAA AGTCTCTggtaaaaaaggaaaaagtcgAGTCACAAATTAAGCGACCGCGAGGCCGACCTCCGAAAGTCAGCAGAGAGCACAGCAGCAACATTTACGAGCTTTCAAAGAAAACCAAACACG CGCCTCGTAGCACTCATCTTTGGGAGTTCATCAGGGATATTCTCATCCACCCGGAGAAGAACCAGGGCTTGATGAAGTGGGAAGATCGGCGTGAGGGCGTGTTTAAGTTCCTGAAGTCTGAAGCTGTGGCTCAGATGTGggggcagaagaagaagaacagcagCATGACGTATGAGAAACTCAGTCGTGCTATGAG GTATTACTACAAACGGGAAATCCTTGAGCGGGTGGACGGACGGCGGCTCGTGTACAAATTCGGAAAGAATTCCAGCGGCTGGAAAGTTGAAGAGCTCGGAATGAGCATGTAA